The following proteins are encoded in a genomic region of Chelmon rostratus isolate fCheRos1 chromosome 3, fCheRos1.pri, whole genome shotgun sequence:
- the uso1 gene encoding general vesicular transport factor p115 isoform X4, whose amino-acid sequence MNFFRGVMGGQAAGPQPSGAETIQKLCDRVASSTLLEDRRDAVRALKSLSKKYRMEVGTQAMDHLINILQTDRSDSEILGYALDTLYNIICNDDEEEQDENAQKQADDLGVQFTDKFIEDPEHVTLLLTLLEEFDFHVRWPGVKLLTALLKNQGVQVQGIILVSPMGVSRLMDLLADSREVIRNDGLLLLQQLTKSNAAIQKIVAFENAFERLLDIITEEGSSDGGIVVEDCLLLLLNLLKNNSSNQNFFKEGSYIQRMKPWFEVGDDNSGWSAQKVTNLHLMLQLVRVMVSPVNSPGATASCQKSMYQCGLLQQLCTILMATGVPADILTETINTVSEVIRGSQVNQDYFASVNAPSNPPRPAIVVLLMSMVNERQPFVLRCAVLYCFQCFLYKNQKGQGEIVATLLPSTIDANSISAGQLLCGGLFSADSLSNWCAAVALAHALQDNLTQKEQLLRVQLATSLGKPPVSLLQQCTNILSQGDKIIRRGSKVQTRVGLLMLLCTWISNCPIAVTHFLHNQENVPFLTAQISENLGEDERLVQGLCALLLGICIYYNDNSLENYTKEKLKQLIEKRIGKENFVEKLGFITKHELYSRAAQKPQPVFPSPEQMLFDHEFTKLVKELEGMITKAVHKSSEEEKKEEEVKKTLEQHDNIVTQYKELIREQDAQIQELKEQVSTMSSQNDQLQTTITQQLSQIQQHKDQYNILKLKLGKDNQSQANSQGDGSQVNGLQTEELTQLREEVEELRKQHTLLQTQLSDKEALISTLRSGASQTAEGSAGASDNTELLKELEALRSQIQAQSAEIHQMKTERQDLLRRAEAGSSDAVAGGDGSLDAAKMAELDSRLTAQMTETEKLKEEAKRSSETRAELEQQLASATSTVAILQTEKAKLQTEVQESKKEQDDLLMLLADQDQKIHSLKQRLKDLGETVDDEDDLDARDQTDDDDEEDDEDED is encoded by the exons ATGAACTTCTTCAGAGGAGTGATGGGTGGGCAGGCAGCCGGGCCGCAGCCGTCCGGAGCGGAGACG ATCCAGAAGCTGTGTGACCGGGTAGCCTCCTCGACCCTCCTAGAAGACCGCAGAGATGCTGTTCGGGCTCTTAAGTCCCTCTCTAAG AAATATCGCATGGAAGTTGGCACACAGGCGATGGATCACTTGATTAACATACTGCAAACTGACAG GTCTGACTCTGAAATCCTTGGCTATGCTTTGGACACATTGTACAACATCATCTGCAACGATGACGAGGAAGAGCAAG ATGAGAATGCACAGAAGCAGGCAGATGACCTGGGAGTCCAGTTCACAGACAAGTTCATTGAGGACCCCGAACATGTGACCCTGCTTCTCACTCTGTTGGAG GAGTTTGACTTCCACGTACGTTGGCCTGGAGTGAAGCTGTTGACTGCTCTCCTGAAGAACCAGGGCGTCCAGGTCCAGGGTATCATTCTGGTCAGCCCCATGG GTGTTTCCAGACTGATGGACCTGTTGGCAGACTCTCGAGAAGTCATTCGGAATGAC ggcctgctgctgcttcaacagCTGACCAAAAGCAATGCTGCCATTCAGAAAATTGTGGCATTTGAAAACGCATTTGAGCGTCTTTTAGATATCATCACAGAAGAGGGCAGCAGTGATGGAG GTATTGTGGTGGAggactgtttgctgctgctgctcaacctgctgaagaacaaCAGCTCCAATCAGAACTTCTTCAAAGAGGGCTCCTACATTCAGAGAATGAAGCCCTGGTTTGAGGTGGGCGACGATAACTCCGGCTGGTCTGCACAGAAGGTCACCAACCTTCACCTCATGCTTCAG TTGGTGCGAGTCATGGTGTCTCCTGTGAACTCTCCTGGAGCTACAGCCAGCTGTCAGAAGTCCATGTACCAGTGtggtctgctgcagcagctgtgcacCATCCTCATGGCCACCGGTGTGCCTGCTGACATCCTCACTGAG ACCATCAACACTGTATCAGAGGTTATCAGAGGCTCCCAGGTCAACCAAGACTACTTTGCATCTGTCAATGCTCCTTCAAACCCACCGAG ACCAGCCATCGTGGTGCTGCTCATGTCCATGGTGAATGAGAGACAGCCGTTTGTGCTCCGCTGTGCAGTCCTCTACTGCTTCCAGTGTTTCCTCTACAAAAACCAGAAAGGCCAGGGCGAGATTGTGGCTACGCTGCTGCCCTCCACCATTGATG CAAATTCCATCTCGGCGGGCCAGCTGCTGTGCGGAGGCCTGTTCTCAGCGGACTCTCTGTCCAACTGGTGTGCCGCTGTGGCCCTGGCTCACGCCCTGCAGGACAACCTCACCCagaaggagcagctgctgagggtCCAACTGGCCACCAGCCTGGGAAAACCCCCCGTGTCCCTGCTGCAGCAGTGCACCAACATCCTCTCCCAG GGAGATAAAATCATCCGGCGG GGCAGTAAAGTGCAGACCAGGGTGGGCCTCCTCATGCTGCTGTGCACATGGATCAGCAACTGTCCGATAGCTGTCACACACTTTCTGCACAATCAGGAAAACGTTCCCTTT CTGACGGCACAGATCTCAGAGAACCTGGGAGAGGATGAACGGCTGGTGCAGGGCCTGTGTGCGCTGCTTCTTGGCATCTGCATCTATTACAACGACAACTCACTGGAAAACTACACCAA agagaagctgaagcagctcaTCGAGAAGCGGATCGGAAAGGAAAACTTCGTGGAGAAACTGGGCTTCATCACCAAACATGAGCTGTACTCGCGGGCGGCCCAGAAGCCGCAGCCTGTCTTCCCGTCTCCAGAGCAGATGCTGTTCGACCACGAGTTCACCAAGCTGGTCAAAGAACTGGAGG GTATGATTACCAAAGCAGTTCACAAAtccagtgaggaggagaagaaggaagaggaggtgaagaagactTTAGAGCAACATGACAACATCGTAACTCAGTATAAAGAGCTGATCAGAGAACAG GACGCTCAGATCCAGGAGCTGAAAGAGCAGGTGTCGACCATGTCCTCTCAGAACGACCAGCTGCAGACAACGATCACCCAGCAGCTGTCCCAGATCCAGCAGCACAAAGATCAGTACAACATCCTCAAGCTAAAATTAG GTAAGGACAACCAGAGTCAGGCTAACAGCCAGGGAGACGGCTCACAGGTGAACGGGCTGCAGACGGAGGAGCTCACACAActcagagaggaggtggaggagctccGCAAGCAGCACACACTCCTTCAGACACAGCTCAGTGACAAAGAGGCGCTCATCAGCACCCTG AGGTCGGGGGCGTCACAGACAGCAGAAGGTTCAGCAGGAGCGTCAGACAACACAGAACTGCTCAAG gagctggaggctcTGAGGAGTCAGATCCAGGCCCAGTCTGCAGAGATCCAccagatgaagacagagagacaagaccTGCTCAGAAGAGCTGAAGCTGGG TCCTCGGACGCAGTCGCCGGTGGTGACGGCTCATTAGACGCTGCCAAGATGGCAGAACTGGACAGCAGACTCACAGCACAGATGACTGAGACAGAGAAACTCAAG GAGGAGGCAAAGAGGTCATCGGAGACCCGGGcggagctggagcagcagctggcgTCGGCCACCAGCACGGTGGCCATCCTGCAGACGGAGAAAGCAAAGCTGCAGACGGAGGTGCAAGAGTCCAAGAAGGAGCAGGACGACCTGCTGATGCTGCTCGCAGACCAGGACCAGAAGATCCACAGTCTCAAACAGAGACTCAAAGACCTGGGAGAGACG GTGGACGATGAAGACGACCTCGACGCCAGGGACCAAACGGACGACGACGACGAGGAGGACGACGAAGATGAGGActag
- the uso1 gene encoding general vesicular transport factor p115 isoform X5, translating into MNFFRGVMGGQAAGPQPSGAETIQKLCDRVASSTLLEDRRDAVRALKSLSKKYRMEVGTQAMDHLINILQTDRSDSEILGYALDTLYNIICNDDEEEQDENAQKQADDLGVQFTDKFIEDPEHVTLLLTLLEEFDFHVRWPGVKLLTALLKNQGVQVQGIILVSPMGVSRLMDLLADSREVIRNDGLLLLQQLTKSNAAIQKIVAFENAFERLLDIITEEGSSDGGIVVEDCLLLLLNLLKNNSSNQNFFKEGSYIQRMKPWFEVGDDNSGWSAQKVTNLHLMLQLVRVMVSPVNSPGATASCQKSMYQCGLLQQLCTILMATGVPADILTETINTVSEVIRGSQVNQDYFASVNAPSNPPRPAIVVLLMSMVNERQPFVLRCAVLYCFQCFLYKNQKGQGEIVATLLPSTIDANSISAGQLLCGGLFSADSLSNWCAAVALAHALQDNLTQKEQLLRVQLATSLGKPPVSLLQQCTNILSQGSKVQTRVGLLMLLCTWISNCPIAVTHFLHNQENVPFLTAQISENLGEDERLVQGLCALLLGICIYYNDNSLENYTKEKLKQLIEKRIGKENFVEKLGFITKHELYSRAAQKPQPVFPSPEQMLFDHEFTKLVKELEGMITKAVHKSSEEEKKEEEVKKTLEQHDNIVTQYKELIREQDAQIQELKEQVSTMSSQNDQLQTTITQQLSQIQQHKDQYNILKLKLGKDNQSQANSQGDGSQVNGLQTEELTQLREEVEELRKQHTLLQTQLSDKEALISTLRSGASQTAEGSAGASDNTELLKELEALRSQIQAQSAEIHQMKTERQDLLRRAEAGSSDAVAGGDGSLDAAKMAELDSRLTAQMTETEKLKEEAKRSSETRAELEQQLASATSTVAILQTEKAKLQTEVQESKKEQDDLLMLLADQDQKIHSLKQRLKDLGETVDDEDDLDARDQTDDDDEEDDEDED; encoded by the exons ATGAACTTCTTCAGAGGAGTGATGGGTGGGCAGGCAGCCGGGCCGCAGCCGTCCGGAGCGGAGACG ATCCAGAAGCTGTGTGACCGGGTAGCCTCCTCGACCCTCCTAGAAGACCGCAGAGATGCTGTTCGGGCTCTTAAGTCCCTCTCTAAG AAATATCGCATGGAAGTTGGCACACAGGCGATGGATCACTTGATTAACATACTGCAAACTGACAG GTCTGACTCTGAAATCCTTGGCTATGCTTTGGACACATTGTACAACATCATCTGCAACGATGACGAGGAAGAGCAAG ATGAGAATGCACAGAAGCAGGCAGATGACCTGGGAGTCCAGTTCACAGACAAGTTCATTGAGGACCCCGAACATGTGACCCTGCTTCTCACTCTGTTGGAG GAGTTTGACTTCCACGTACGTTGGCCTGGAGTGAAGCTGTTGACTGCTCTCCTGAAGAACCAGGGCGTCCAGGTCCAGGGTATCATTCTGGTCAGCCCCATGG GTGTTTCCAGACTGATGGACCTGTTGGCAGACTCTCGAGAAGTCATTCGGAATGAC ggcctgctgctgcttcaacagCTGACCAAAAGCAATGCTGCCATTCAGAAAATTGTGGCATTTGAAAACGCATTTGAGCGTCTTTTAGATATCATCACAGAAGAGGGCAGCAGTGATGGAG GTATTGTGGTGGAggactgtttgctgctgctgctcaacctgctgaagaacaaCAGCTCCAATCAGAACTTCTTCAAAGAGGGCTCCTACATTCAGAGAATGAAGCCCTGGTTTGAGGTGGGCGACGATAACTCCGGCTGGTCTGCACAGAAGGTCACCAACCTTCACCTCATGCTTCAG TTGGTGCGAGTCATGGTGTCTCCTGTGAACTCTCCTGGAGCTACAGCCAGCTGTCAGAAGTCCATGTACCAGTGtggtctgctgcagcagctgtgcacCATCCTCATGGCCACCGGTGTGCCTGCTGACATCCTCACTGAG ACCATCAACACTGTATCAGAGGTTATCAGAGGCTCCCAGGTCAACCAAGACTACTTTGCATCTGTCAATGCTCCTTCAAACCCACCGAG ACCAGCCATCGTGGTGCTGCTCATGTCCATGGTGAATGAGAGACAGCCGTTTGTGCTCCGCTGTGCAGTCCTCTACTGCTTCCAGTGTTTCCTCTACAAAAACCAGAAAGGCCAGGGCGAGATTGTGGCTACGCTGCTGCCCTCCACCATTGATG CAAATTCCATCTCGGCGGGCCAGCTGCTGTGCGGAGGCCTGTTCTCAGCGGACTCTCTGTCCAACTGGTGTGCCGCTGTGGCCCTGGCTCACGCCCTGCAGGACAACCTCACCCagaaggagcagctgctgagggtCCAACTGGCCACCAGCCTGGGAAAACCCCCCGTGTCCCTGCTGCAGCAGTGCACCAACATCCTCTCCCAG GGCAGTAAAGTGCAGACCAGGGTGGGCCTCCTCATGCTGCTGTGCACATGGATCAGCAACTGTCCGATAGCTGTCACACACTTTCTGCACAATCAGGAAAACGTTCCCTTT CTGACGGCACAGATCTCAGAGAACCTGGGAGAGGATGAACGGCTGGTGCAGGGCCTGTGTGCGCTGCTTCTTGGCATCTGCATCTATTACAACGACAACTCACTGGAAAACTACACCAA agagaagctgaagcagctcaTCGAGAAGCGGATCGGAAAGGAAAACTTCGTGGAGAAACTGGGCTTCATCACCAAACATGAGCTGTACTCGCGGGCGGCCCAGAAGCCGCAGCCTGTCTTCCCGTCTCCAGAGCAGATGCTGTTCGACCACGAGTTCACCAAGCTGGTCAAAGAACTGGAGG GTATGATTACCAAAGCAGTTCACAAAtccagtgaggaggagaagaaggaagaggaggtgaagaagactTTAGAGCAACATGACAACATCGTAACTCAGTATAAAGAGCTGATCAGAGAACAG GACGCTCAGATCCAGGAGCTGAAAGAGCAGGTGTCGACCATGTCCTCTCAGAACGACCAGCTGCAGACAACGATCACCCAGCAGCTGTCCCAGATCCAGCAGCACAAAGATCAGTACAACATCCTCAAGCTAAAATTAG GTAAGGACAACCAGAGTCAGGCTAACAGCCAGGGAGACGGCTCACAGGTGAACGGGCTGCAGACGGAGGAGCTCACACAActcagagaggaggtggaggagctccGCAAGCAGCACACACTCCTTCAGACACAGCTCAGTGACAAAGAGGCGCTCATCAGCACCCTG AGGTCGGGGGCGTCACAGACAGCAGAAGGTTCAGCAGGAGCGTCAGACAACACAGAACTGCTCAAG gagctggaggctcTGAGGAGTCAGATCCAGGCCCAGTCTGCAGAGATCCAccagatgaagacagagagacaagaccTGCTCAGAAGAGCTGAAGCTGGG TCCTCGGACGCAGTCGCCGGTGGTGACGGCTCATTAGACGCTGCCAAGATGGCAGAACTGGACAGCAGACTCACAGCACAGATGACTGAGACAGAGAAACTCAAG GAGGAGGCAAAGAGGTCATCGGAGACCCGGGcggagctggagcagcagctggcgTCGGCCACCAGCACGGTGGCCATCCTGCAGACGGAGAAAGCAAAGCTGCAGACGGAGGTGCAAGAGTCCAAGAAGGAGCAGGACGACCTGCTGATGCTGCTCGCAGACCAGGACCAGAAGATCCACAGTCTCAAACAGAGACTCAAAGACCTGGGAGAGACG GTGGACGATGAAGACGACCTCGACGCCAGGGACCAAACGGACGACGACGACGAGGAGGACGACGAAGATGAGGActag
- the uso1 gene encoding general vesicular transport factor p115 isoform X3: protein MNFFRGVMGGQAAGPQPSGAETIQKLCDRVASSTLLEDRRDAVRALKSLSKKYRMEVGTQAMDHLINILQTDRSDSEILGYALDTLYNIICNDDEEEQDESEDENAQKQADDLGVQFTDKFIEDPEHVTLLLTLLEEFDFHVRWPGVKLLTALLKNQGVQVQGIILVSPMGVSRLMDLLADSREVIRNDGLLLLQQLTKSNAAIQKIVAFENAFERLLDIITEEGSSDGGIVVEDCLLLLLNLLKNNSSNQNFFKEGSYIQRMKPWFEVGDDNSGWSAQKVTNLHLMLQLVRVMVSPVNSPGATASCQKSMYQCGLLQQLCTILMATGVPADILTETINTVSEVIRGSQVNQDYFASVNAPSNPPRPAIVVLLMSMVNERQPFVLRCAVLYCFQCFLYKNQKGQGEIVATLLPSTIDANSISAGQLLCGGLFSADSLSNWCAAVALAHALQDNLTQKEQLLRVQLATSLGKPPVSLLQQCTNILSQGDKIIRRGSKVQTRVGLLMLLCTWISNCPIAVTHFLHNQENVPFLTAQISENLGEDERLVQGLCALLLGICIYYNDNSLENYTKEKLKQLIEKRIGKENFVEKLGFITKHELYSRAAQKPQPVFPSPEQMLFDHEFTKLVKELEGMITKAVHKSSEEEKKEEEVKKTLEQHDNIVTQYKELIREQDAQIQELKEQVSTMSSQNDQLQTTITQQLSQIQQHKDQYNILKLKLGKDNQSQANSQGDGSQVNGLQTEELTQLREEVEELRKQHTLLQTQLSDKEALISTLRSGASQTAEGSAGASDNTELLKELEALRSQIQAQSAEIHQMKTERQDLLRRAEAGSSDAVAGGDGSLDAAKMAELDSRLTAQMTETEKLKEEAKRSSETRAELEQQLASATSTVAILQTEKAKLQTEVQESKKEQDDLLMLLADQDQKIHSLKQRLKDLGETVDDEDDLDARDQTDDDDEEDDEDED from the exons ATGAACTTCTTCAGAGGAGTGATGGGTGGGCAGGCAGCCGGGCCGCAGCCGTCCGGAGCGGAGACG ATCCAGAAGCTGTGTGACCGGGTAGCCTCCTCGACCCTCCTAGAAGACCGCAGAGATGCTGTTCGGGCTCTTAAGTCCCTCTCTAAG AAATATCGCATGGAAGTTGGCACACAGGCGATGGATCACTTGATTAACATACTGCAAACTGACAG GTCTGACTCTGAAATCCTTGGCTATGCTTTGGACACATTGTACAACATCATCTGCAACGATGACGAGGAAGAGCAAG ATGAATCAGAAG ATGAGAATGCACAGAAGCAGGCAGATGACCTGGGAGTCCAGTTCACAGACAAGTTCATTGAGGACCCCGAACATGTGACCCTGCTTCTCACTCTGTTGGAG GAGTTTGACTTCCACGTACGTTGGCCTGGAGTGAAGCTGTTGACTGCTCTCCTGAAGAACCAGGGCGTCCAGGTCCAGGGTATCATTCTGGTCAGCCCCATGG GTGTTTCCAGACTGATGGACCTGTTGGCAGACTCTCGAGAAGTCATTCGGAATGAC ggcctgctgctgcttcaacagCTGACCAAAAGCAATGCTGCCATTCAGAAAATTGTGGCATTTGAAAACGCATTTGAGCGTCTTTTAGATATCATCACAGAAGAGGGCAGCAGTGATGGAG GTATTGTGGTGGAggactgtttgctgctgctgctcaacctgctgaagaacaaCAGCTCCAATCAGAACTTCTTCAAAGAGGGCTCCTACATTCAGAGAATGAAGCCCTGGTTTGAGGTGGGCGACGATAACTCCGGCTGGTCTGCACAGAAGGTCACCAACCTTCACCTCATGCTTCAG TTGGTGCGAGTCATGGTGTCTCCTGTGAACTCTCCTGGAGCTACAGCCAGCTGTCAGAAGTCCATGTACCAGTGtggtctgctgcagcagctgtgcacCATCCTCATGGCCACCGGTGTGCCTGCTGACATCCTCACTGAG ACCATCAACACTGTATCAGAGGTTATCAGAGGCTCCCAGGTCAACCAAGACTACTTTGCATCTGTCAATGCTCCTTCAAACCCACCGAG ACCAGCCATCGTGGTGCTGCTCATGTCCATGGTGAATGAGAGACAGCCGTTTGTGCTCCGCTGTGCAGTCCTCTACTGCTTCCAGTGTTTCCTCTACAAAAACCAGAAAGGCCAGGGCGAGATTGTGGCTACGCTGCTGCCCTCCACCATTGATG CAAATTCCATCTCGGCGGGCCAGCTGCTGTGCGGAGGCCTGTTCTCAGCGGACTCTCTGTCCAACTGGTGTGCCGCTGTGGCCCTGGCTCACGCCCTGCAGGACAACCTCACCCagaaggagcagctgctgagggtCCAACTGGCCACCAGCCTGGGAAAACCCCCCGTGTCCCTGCTGCAGCAGTGCACCAACATCCTCTCCCAG GGAGATAAAATCATCCGGCGG GGCAGTAAAGTGCAGACCAGGGTGGGCCTCCTCATGCTGCTGTGCACATGGATCAGCAACTGTCCGATAGCTGTCACACACTTTCTGCACAATCAGGAAAACGTTCCCTTT CTGACGGCACAGATCTCAGAGAACCTGGGAGAGGATGAACGGCTGGTGCAGGGCCTGTGTGCGCTGCTTCTTGGCATCTGCATCTATTACAACGACAACTCACTGGAAAACTACACCAA agagaagctgaagcagctcaTCGAGAAGCGGATCGGAAAGGAAAACTTCGTGGAGAAACTGGGCTTCATCACCAAACATGAGCTGTACTCGCGGGCGGCCCAGAAGCCGCAGCCTGTCTTCCCGTCTCCAGAGCAGATGCTGTTCGACCACGAGTTCACCAAGCTGGTCAAAGAACTGGAGG GTATGATTACCAAAGCAGTTCACAAAtccagtgaggaggagaagaaggaagaggaggtgaagaagactTTAGAGCAACATGACAACATCGTAACTCAGTATAAAGAGCTGATCAGAGAACAG GACGCTCAGATCCAGGAGCTGAAAGAGCAGGTGTCGACCATGTCCTCTCAGAACGACCAGCTGCAGACAACGATCACCCAGCAGCTGTCCCAGATCCAGCAGCACAAAGATCAGTACAACATCCTCAAGCTAAAATTAG GTAAGGACAACCAGAGTCAGGCTAACAGCCAGGGAGACGGCTCACAGGTGAACGGGCTGCAGACGGAGGAGCTCACACAActcagagaggaggtggaggagctccGCAAGCAGCACACACTCCTTCAGACACAGCTCAGTGACAAAGAGGCGCTCATCAGCACCCTG AGGTCGGGGGCGTCACAGACAGCAGAAGGTTCAGCAGGAGCGTCAGACAACACAGAACTGCTCAAG gagctggaggctcTGAGGAGTCAGATCCAGGCCCAGTCTGCAGAGATCCAccagatgaagacagagagacaagaccTGCTCAGAAGAGCTGAAGCTGGG TCCTCGGACGCAGTCGCCGGTGGTGACGGCTCATTAGACGCTGCCAAGATGGCAGAACTGGACAGCAGACTCACAGCACAGATGACTGAGACAGAGAAACTCAAG GAGGAGGCAAAGAGGTCATCGGAGACCCGGGcggagctggagcagcagctggcgTCGGCCACCAGCACGGTGGCCATCCTGCAGACGGAGAAAGCAAAGCTGCAGACGGAGGTGCAAGAGTCCAAGAAGGAGCAGGACGACCTGCTGATGCTGCTCGCAGACCAGGACCAGAAGATCCACAGTCTCAAACAGAGACTCAAAGACCTGGGAGAGACG GTGGACGATGAAGACGACCTCGACGCCAGGGACCAAACGGACGACGACGACGAGGAGGACGACGAAGATGAGGActag